One window of the Shimwellia blattae DSM 4481 = NBRC 105725 genome contains the following:
- a CDS encoding DUF1615 domain-containing protein produces the protein MILAGCTTKTSAPVSSSGSKPVDVATVVKQKMPASVKDRNGWARDIASAFASQKLEPTEENVCSVLAVAAQESNYQSDPQVPGLGKIAWQEIDRRAGKMHIPAFLVHTALLIKSPNGQSYSERLDKVKTEKQLSAIFDDFIGMVPLGQKLFGNLNPVHTGGPMQVSIAFAEQHTRGYPWEMSGTVRQEVFSRRGGIWFGTYHLLNYPVNYTQPLYRFADFNAGWYASRNAAFQNAVSKASGVKLVLDGDVVRYDTDEPGKTELAVRRLAGKLAMSDSEIHRALKKGDTLAFEETDLYHGVYRLAEARAGKALPREMLPGITLESPKITRNLTTAWFAKRVDERRAACMKR, from the coding sequence ATGATCCTCGCCGGATGTACAACGAAAACCAGCGCGCCGGTAAGCAGCAGCGGCAGCAAACCGGTGGATGTGGCCACGGTGGTGAAACAGAAAATGCCCGCCAGCGTCAAAGATCGCAATGGCTGGGCCCGCGATATCGCCAGTGCGTTTGCCAGCCAGAAGCTGGAGCCCACAGAAGAGAACGTCTGCTCGGTGCTGGCGGTAGCCGCCCAGGAGTCTAACTATCAGTCTGATCCCCAGGTGCCCGGGCTTGGTAAAATTGCCTGGCAGGAGATAGACCGCCGGGCCGGGAAGATGCACATTCCCGCCTTCCTGGTTCACACCGCGCTGCTGATTAAGTCCCCCAACGGGCAGAGCTACAGTGAGCGGCTGGACAAGGTCAAAACCGAAAAGCAGCTCAGCGCGATTTTTGACGATTTTATCGGCATGGTGCCGCTGGGCCAGAAACTCTTCGGCAATCTGAACCCGGTGCACACCGGCGGGCCGATGCAGGTGAGCATCGCTTTTGCTGAGCAGCATACCCGGGGCTACCCCTGGGAGATGAGCGGCACCGTGCGCCAGGAGGTGTTCAGCCGCCGGGGCGGGATCTGGTTCGGAACCTATCATCTGCTGAACTATCCGGTGAATTACACCCAGCCGCTGTACCGCTTTGCGGACTTTAACGCTGGCTGGTATGCCAGCCGCAACGCGGCGTTCCAGAATGCGGTCAGTAAAGCGAGCGGCGTGAAGCTGGTGCTGGATGGCGACGTGGTGCGCTACGACACGGATGAACCGGGCAAAACGGAGCTGGCGGTGCGCCGCCTGGCGGGGAAACTGGCCATGAGCGACAGCGAGATCCACCGGGCACTGAAAAAGGGCGACACTCTGGCCTTTGAAGAGACGGATCTTTACCACGGGGTCTACCGCCTGGCAGAAGCCCGGGCAGGCAAAGCGCTGCCCAGGGAGATGCTGCCGGGGATCACCCTCGAAAGCCCGAAAATCACCCGTAACCTGACCACAGCCTGGTTTGCCAAACGGGTAGATGAGCGGCGCGCAGCCTGTATGAAGCGCTAA
- the sbmA gene encoding peptide antibiotic transporter SbmA produces MFKSFFPRPTAFFVSAFIWAMIAVIFWQAGGGALLERAVGATKEMPVSAARFWTRGNLVFYAYYGLCVALFAGFWFIYSPHRWQKWSILGSALIIFVTWFQVEVSVAINAWYAPFYDLIQKALGSAHSVTIGQFYHEIGIFLGIALIAVTVGVMTYFFISHYVFRWRTAMNEYYMANWQHLRHIEGAAQRVQEDTMRFASTVEDMGVSFINAIMTLIAFLPVLVALSPHVPELPIVGHIPYGLVIAAIVWSLLGTGLLAVVGIKLPGLEFKNQRVEAAYRKELVYGEDDPDRARPPTVKELFSNVRRNYFRLYFHYTYFNIARILYLQLDSVFGIFLLLPSVVSAGITLGLMTQITNVFGQVRSAFQYLISSWTTLVELMSIYKRLRSFERQLNDSLQQEQQSAIS; encoded by the coding sequence ATGTTTAAGTCTTTTTTCCCCCGGCCGACCGCGTTTTTTGTGTCGGCGTTTATCTGGGCGATGATCGCCGTGATTTTCTGGCAGGCTGGCGGCGGCGCCCTGCTGGAGCGTGCCGTGGGTGCCACCAAAGAGATGCCGGTAAGCGCCGCGCGTTTCTGGACCCGGGGAAACCTGGTGTTTTACGCCTACTACGGCCTGTGCGTGGCGTTGTTTGCCGGGTTCTGGTTTATCTACAGCCCGCACCGCTGGCAGAAGTGGTCCATTCTCGGCTCGGCACTGATTATCTTCGTGACCTGGTTTCAGGTGGAAGTCAGCGTAGCGATAAACGCCTGGTATGCGCCGTTTTATGATCTGATTCAAAAGGCGCTGGGCTCTGCGCACAGCGTGACTATCGGCCAGTTCTACCATGAGATAGGCATCTTCCTGGGGATTGCGTTAATTGCGGTAACCGTCGGGGTGATGACGTACTTCTTTATCAGCCACTATGTGTTCCGCTGGCGTACCGCCATGAACGAATACTATATGGCTAACTGGCAGCACCTGCGCCATATCGAGGGGGCGGCCCAGCGTGTGCAGGAAGACACCATGCGTTTTGCCTCTACCGTTGAGGATATGGGGGTGAGCTTTATTAATGCCATTATGACCCTGATTGCGTTTCTGCCGGTGCTGGTTGCCCTGTCGCCCCATGTGCCGGAGCTGCCGATTGTCGGCCATATTCCCTATGGTCTGGTGATTGCGGCTATTGTCTGGTCCCTGCTGGGAACCGGGTTGCTGGCGGTGGTGGGAATTAAGCTGCCGGGGCTTGAGTTCAAAAACCAGCGCGTGGAGGCCGCCTACCGTAAGGAGCTGGTCTACGGGGAAGATGATCCGGATCGCGCCCGGCCACCCACAGTGAAGGAGCTGTTCAGCAATGTGCGGCGTAACTACTTCCGGCTCTATTTTCACTACACCTATTTTAATATCGCGCGCATTTTATATTTGCAGCTCGATTCGGTGTTCGGGATCTTCCTGCTGCTGCCGTCGGTCGTCTCTGCCGGGATAACGCTCGGGCTGATGACCCAGATAACCAACGTGTTCGGCCAGGTGCGCAGCGCGTTTCAGTATCTGATAAGCTCCTGGACCACCCTGGTAGAGCTGATGTCGATTTATAAACGTCTGCGCAGCTTTGAGCGCCAGCTCAATGACAGCCTGCAACAGGAGCAGCAGTCGGCCATCAGTTAA
- the ampH gene encoding D-alanyl-D-alanine-carboxypeptidase/endopeptidase AmpH, whose product MFRLVALALSVLPAISHAQSTPDPVFSSDIVDRYASHIYYGSGATGMAIVVIDGNQRVFRSFGETRPGNNVRPQMDSVIRIASLTKLMTSEILVKLLDKGAVNLDDPLSKYAPPGTRVPSFDGRQISLVNLATHTSALPREQPGGAAVRPVFVWPTQDQRWRWLSGAKLTAAPGSVVGYSNVAFDLLADALGRAAGKPYAQLFAEQITQPLGMKDTTFTPSPDQCARLMVAEKGASPCNNTLAAQGSGGVYSTPDDMMRWMQQFLSSDFHTRSQQADRMQTLLYPRSQFRRVVGMDVPGRADALGLGWVYMAPKAGHPGIIQKTGGGGGFITYMAMVPQSNVGAFVVITRSPLTRFKNMSDGINDLVAELSTPRSQAAPTSGI is encoded by the coding sequence ATCTTCAGACTCGTTGCGCTGGCACTATCCGTATTACCAGCCATAAGCCATGCCCAGAGTACGCCGGATCCGGTGTTCTCTTCAGATATTGTTGATCGCTACGCCAGCCATATTTATTACGGCAGCGGCGCGACCGGAATGGCCATCGTGGTGATTGACGGCAACCAGCGCGTCTTTCGCAGCTTCGGGGAAACCCGTCCGGGCAACAATGTACGCCCGCAGATGGATTCCGTTATCCGTATCGCCTCTCTGACCAAGCTGATGACCAGTGAAATCCTGGTGAAGCTCCTGGATAAAGGGGCGGTGAATCTCGACGATCCCCTGAGTAAATATGCCCCGCCCGGCACGCGAGTGCCCAGTTTTGATGGCCGCCAGATAAGCCTGGTGAATCTGGCCACGCATACCAGCGCCCTGCCCCGGGAGCAACCCGGCGGCGCAGCGGTCCGCCCGGTCTTTGTCTGGCCGACCCAGGACCAGCGCTGGCGCTGGCTCTCCGGCGCGAAACTCACCGCCGCCCCCGGAAGCGTAGTGGGCTATTCTAATGTCGCCTTCGATCTTCTGGCCGATGCCCTGGGCCGGGCGGCGGGCAAGCCTTACGCGCAGCTGTTTGCCGAGCAGATAACCCAGCCGCTGGGCATGAAAGACACCACCTTCACCCCGTCGCCGGACCAGTGCGCCCGCCTGATGGTGGCGGAAAAAGGCGCCAGCCCCTGTAATAACACCCTCGCCGCCCAGGGGAGCGGCGGTGTGTACTCCACCCCGGATGACATGATGCGCTGGATGCAGCAGTTCCTGTCGTCTGATTTCCACACCCGCAGCCAGCAGGCAGACCGGATGCAGACCCTGCTCTACCCGCGCAGCCAGTTCCGCCGGGTGGTGGGCATGGATGTGCCCGGGCGGGCAGACGCGCTGGGCCTGGGCTGGGTCTATATGGCTCCGAAAGCCGGGCACCCGGGAATTATCCAGAAGACAGGCGGCGGCGGTGGCTTTATCACCTATATGGCGATGGTGCCCCAGAGCAATGTCGGGGCGTTTGTGGTGATCACCCGCTCCCCGCTGACCCGGTTTAAAAATATGAGCGACGGCATCAATGACCTGGTGGCAGAGCTGAGTACCCCGCGCAGTCAGGCGGCCCCCACCTCCGGTATCTGA
- a CDS encoding helix-turn-helix domain-containing protein, whose translation MKRDSFTNGVIDQTLHWIDENIHERVTLDDLARKTGYSKWHFQRLFYARMSITAASYIRNAKLMRSVIDLKFSDRNIISIAEKYGFSSQQSYTRTFKHVMKCTPSLCRTRCDSSLTDMAPGDVCKACRQMFSHDE comes from the coding sequence ATGAAAAGGGACTCTTTCACCAACGGCGTTATCGATCAGACTTTACACTGGATTGATGAAAACATTCATGAGCGTGTCACGCTGGATGATCTGGCACGTAAGACTGGCTACTCCAAATGGCATTTCCAGCGCCTGTTTTATGCGCGGATGTCTATCACCGCAGCAAGCTATATCCGCAACGCCAAATTAATGCGTTCGGTCATCGATTTAAAATTCAGCGATCGGAATATCATCTCCATTGCTGAAAAATATGGCTTCAGCTCGCAGCAATCCTATACCCGCACCTTTAAACACGTAATGAAATGCACCCCGTCACTGTGCCGCACCCGTTGCGACAGTTCGCTGACGGATATGGCGCCAGGCGATGTCTGCAAAGCGTGTCGCCAGATGTTCAGCCATGATGAATAA
- the hemB gene encoding porphobilinogen synthase encodes MSDFSLINRPRRLRKSAAMRALFEETNLTLNDLALPIFVEEGLDEYKPVEAMPGVMRIPEKHLAREIERIARAGVRAVMTFGISHHLDATGSDTWNENGLVARMSRICKETVPEMIVMSDTCFCEYTSHGHCGVLCDHGVDNDRTLENLGKQAVVAARAGADFIAPSAAMDGQVQAIRQALDAAGFTDTAIMSYSTKFASSYYGPFREAAGTALKGDRKTYQMNPMNRREAIRESLLDEAQGADCLMVKPAGAYLDVLRELRGRTELPLAAYQVSGEYAMIKFAALAGAINEENVVLESLGSIKRAGADLIFSYFALDLAEKNILS; translated from the coding sequence ATGTCAGATTTTTCACTTATTAATCGTCCACGTCGCCTGCGTAAATCTGCCGCTATGCGCGCGCTCTTTGAAGAAACCAACCTGACCCTTAACGATCTGGCGCTGCCCATTTTCGTTGAAGAAGGGCTGGATGAGTACAAACCCGTCGAGGCCATGCCAGGCGTGATGCGTATTCCGGAAAAACACCTTGCCCGGGAAATTGAACGTATCGCCCGGGCCGGGGTGCGTGCCGTGATGACCTTCGGTATCTCTCACCATCTGGATGCCACCGGCAGCGACACCTGGAACGAGAACGGCCTGGTGGCCCGCATGTCCCGCATCTGCAAAGAGACCGTACCGGAAATGATAGTCATGTCCGATACCTGTTTTTGCGAGTACACCAGCCACGGCCACTGTGGTGTGCTGTGCGACCACGGGGTAGATAACGACCGCACGCTGGAAAACCTTGGTAAGCAGGCGGTGGTCGCCGCCCGCGCCGGGGCCGATTTTATTGCCCCGTCAGCGGCAATGGACGGCCAGGTCCAGGCTATCCGCCAGGCGCTGGATGCGGCCGGTTTTACCGATACCGCTATCATGTCCTACTCCACTAAGTTTGCCTCCTCTTATTATGGTCCGTTCCGCGAAGCCGCCGGGACCGCCCTGAAGGGAGATCGTAAAACCTACCAGATGAACCCGATGAACCGCCGTGAGGCGATCCGCGAATCCCTGCTGGATGAAGCCCAGGGCGCAGACTGCCTGATGGTGAAACCGGCGGGCGCGTATCTGGATGTGCTGCGTGAGCTGCGCGGACGCACCGAGCTGCCCCTGGCGGCTTATCAGGTCAGTGGTGAATACGCGATGATCAAATTCGCGGCCCTGGCGGGCGCCATTAACGAAGAGAACGTGGTGCTGGAAAGCCTGGGATCGATTAAGCGGGCAGGGGCTGATCTTATCTTCAGTTACTTCGCGCTTGATTTAGCGGAGAAAAATATCCTCTCCTGA
- the pheP gene encoding phenylalanine transporter — MKQTSSQQQPDDSASTLQRGLQNRHIQLIALGGAIGTGLFLGIGPAIQMAGPAVLIGYAIAGIIAFLIMRQLGEMVVEEPVSGSFSHFAWKYWGPFAGFLSGWNYWVMFILVGMAELTAAGIYMQYWFPHVDTWVWAALFFLIINGMNLVNVRMYGETEFWFALIKVIAILGMIAFGIWLLVSGQGGARAGIGNLWEYGGFLAMGWKGLVMSLAVIMFSFGGLELIGITAAEARDPHISIPKATNQVVYRILLFYIGSLVVLLALYPWVDIRSDSSPFVMIFHELDSNLVASVLNIVILVASLSVYNSGVYSNSRMLFGLSRQGNAPQFLTRISRRGVPVNSLALSAVITSLVILINYLMPQKAFGMLMALVVATLLLNWIMICIAHLKFKAGMRRLGRDTRFKALWYPFGNYLCLAFLCMILVLMLIMPDTRVSAILLPCWVLFLFLLFRLFRRQQS, encoded by the coding sequence GTGAAACAGACGTCATCGCAACAGCAGCCCGACGACAGTGCCAGTACGCTGCAGCGCGGGTTGCAAAATCGCCATATCCAGCTAATCGCCCTCGGTGGCGCTATCGGCACCGGGCTCTTTTTAGGTATTGGCCCGGCGATTCAGATGGCGGGCCCGGCCGTGCTGATTGGCTATGCTATTGCCGGGATTATTGCCTTTCTGATCATGCGTCAGTTAGGGGAGATGGTTGTTGAGGAGCCGGTATCCGGTTCGTTCTCGCACTTTGCCTGGAAATACTGGGGGCCGTTTGCCGGATTTTTGTCTGGCTGGAACTACTGGGTGATGTTTATTCTGGTGGGGATGGCGGAGCTGACAGCCGCAGGTATCTATATGCAATACTGGTTTCCGCATGTAGATACCTGGGTCTGGGCGGCGCTGTTTTTCCTGATCATTAACGGGATGAACCTGGTCAACGTGCGGATGTACGGGGAAACCGAATTCTGGTTTGCGCTGATCAAAGTTATCGCCATCCTCGGGATGATAGCCTTCGGCATCTGGCTGCTGGTTTCAGGCCAGGGCGGTGCCCGGGCCGGTATTGGCAATCTCTGGGAGTATGGCGGCTTTCTGGCGATGGGCTGGAAAGGGCTGGTGATGTCGCTGGCGGTGATTATGTTCTCGTTTGGCGGCCTGGAGCTGATTGGTATTACTGCGGCGGAAGCACGCGATCCGCATATCTCAATCCCCAAAGCCACCAACCAGGTGGTGTACCGTATTTTGCTGTTTTATATCGGCTCTCTGGTGGTACTGCTGGCGCTCTACCCCTGGGTGGATATCCGTTCCGACAGCAGCCCGTTTGTGATGATCTTCCACGAGCTGGACAGCAATCTGGTGGCTTCGGTACTGAATATTGTGATTCTGGTGGCGTCGCTGTCGGTATATAACAGCGGGGTCTACTCCAACAGCCGGATGCTGTTTGGCCTCTCCCGCCAGGGGAATGCGCCCCAGTTTCTGACGCGTATCAGCCGCCGTGGGGTGCCGGTTAACTCGCTGGCGCTCTCGGCAGTGATCACCTCTCTGGTTATCCTTATCAACTACCTGATGCCGCAAAAAGCCTTCGGAATGCTGATGGCGCTGGTGGTGGCAACACTGCTGCTTAACTGGATAATGATCTGTATCGCCCACCTGAAATTTAAGGCCGGTATGCGGCGCCTGGGGCGCGATACCCGCTTTAAAGCCCTGTGGTATCCGTTTGGCAACTACCTGTGCCTGGCGTTTCTGTGCATGATTCTGGTGCTGATGCTGATTATGCCGGATACCCGGGTGTCGGCGATATTGCTGCCGTGCTGGGTGCTGTTCTTGTTTTTGCTGTTCCGTCTGTTCCGCCGTCAGCAAAGCTGA
- the ssuE gene encoding NADPH-dependent FMN reductase yields MRILLISGSPVAVSRSRILTEAARQWLNQQGAETRLINVSDINAQALIQAQFSHPEIRQVIDQVASADGIIVASPVYKAACTGVLKTLLDLLPERALENKVVLPLMTAGSHAHLLALDYSLKPVLGALKAEEIMSGVYACDSHIQYATSSHPSVIADDILNRLEQNLETFWQALQRRPARARRPLAEAAQ; encoded by the coding sequence ATGCGCATTTTACTGATTAGCGGCAGCCCTGTGGCTGTCTCCCGTTCCCGGATTTTAACCGAAGCCGCCCGCCAGTGGCTGAACCAGCAGGGGGCCGAAACCCGGCTGATAAACGTGAGCGATATTAATGCCCAGGCCCTGATTCAGGCCCAGTTTTCCCACCCGGAAATCCGCCAGGTTATCGACCAGGTGGCCAGTGCAGACGGTATTATTGTTGCGTCGCCGGTGTATAAAGCCGCCTGCACTGGTGTCCTGAAAACACTGCTCGATTTACTGCCCGAGCGGGCGCTGGAAAATAAAGTGGTGCTGCCGCTGATGACCGCCGGTAGCCACGCCCACCTACTGGCGCTGGACTACTCTCTGAAGCCGGTACTCGGGGCACTCAAAGCCGAAGAGATCATGAGCGGCGTTTATGCCTGCGACAGCCATATCCAGTACGCCACCAGCAGCCACCCCAGCGTGATTGCCGACGATATCCTCAACCGCCTGGAGCAAAACCTGGAAACCTTCTGGCAGGCCCTGCAACGCCGTCCGGCTCGCGCCCGGCGCCCCCTGGCGGAGGCCGCACAATGA
- the ssuC gene encoding aliphatic sulfonate ABC transporter permease SsuC has product MTRHSLSRRLLPWLVPVALVGVWQLASSQGWISNRVLPEPERVLAAGWSLSQSGELWHSLAVSTWRALYGFAIGGAIGLALGFVTGLSKTGERLLDSTIQMLRNIPHLALIPLVILWFGIDERARVFLVALGTFFPVYLNTAHGLRHLDRGLIEMARNYGLSSWRLFWQVLLPGAMPSILVGIRFSLGLMWLTLIVAETISADAGIGYLAMNAREFLQTDVVVLAIILYALLGKLADMTAWGMERWLLRWHPLWHREGAK; this is encoded by the coding sequence ATGACCCGGCACAGCCTGAGCCGTCGCCTGCTGCCCTGGCTGGTGCCGGTGGCGCTGGTGGGTGTCTGGCAGCTCGCCAGCAGCCAGGGCTGGATCTCAAACCGGGTTCTGCCGGAGCCGGAGCGGGTACTGGCCGCGGGCTGGAGCCTCAGCCAGAGTGGCGAGCTGTGGCACAGCCTTGCCGTCAGCACCTGGCGCGCCCTGTATGGTTTTGCCATTGGCGGGGCTATCGGCCTTGCACTGGGGTTTGTTACCGGGCTGTCGAAAACCGGCGAGCGCCTGCTGGACAGCACCATCCAGATGCTGCGAAACATCCCCCACCTGGCGCTGATCCCGCTGGTAATTCTGTGGTTCGGCATTGATGAGCGGGCGCGAGTCTTCCTGGTGGCGCTGGGGACGTTCTTTCCCGTCTATCTGAACACGGCCCACGGGTTGCGCCATCTGGACCGGGGGTTAATTGAAATGGCGCGCAATTATGGCCTCAGCAGCTGGCGCCTGTTCTGGCAGGTTCTGTTGCCCGGCGCCATGCCCTCGATTCTGGTCGGGATCCGTTTCTCCCTCGGCTTAATGTGGCTCACGCTGATTGTGGCCGAAACCATTTCCGCCGATGCCGGTATCGGCTATCTGGCCATGAACGCCCGGGAGTTTTTACAAACCGACGTGGTGGTGCTGGCCATTATTTTGTACGCCCTGCTGGGCAAACTGGCGGATATGACCGCCTGGGGTATGGAGCGCTGGCTGCTGCGCTGGCACCCGCTCTGGCATCGCGAGGGGGCGAAATAA
- a CDS encoding ATP-binding cassette domain-containing protein → MHHLSLVNPGLHLTVARIGKDFAGKAVLNNLQLTIPGGQFVAIVGRSGCGKSTLLRLLAGLDSATRGEIQADDQPLSQHDSDIRMMFQDARLLPWKTVIGNVGLGLKGPWRARALEVLTAVGLAEKADSWPSTLSGGQKQRVALARALIHRPRLLLLDEPFGALDALTRLEMQQLLTRLWQQFGFTVVLVTHDVHEAVFLADRVLMIHQGETGLDLAVNIARPRHLATPALANLEATVLETIMTPDAPRETSATEKQIAAR, encoded by the coding sequence ATGCATCACTTATCACTGGTTAACCCGGGCCTGCACCTGACGGTGGCGCGCATCGGTAAAGATTTCGCCGGTAAGGCGGTACTCAACAATCTGCAACTGACCATCCCTGGTGGTCAGTTTGTGGCGATAGTCGGGCGCAGCGGATGCGGGAAAAGCACCCTGCTGCGCCTGCTGGCCGGGCTGGATAGCGCCACCCGTGGTGAGATTCAGGCCGACGATCAGCCACTGAGCCAGCACGACAGCGATATCCGCATGATGTTTCAGGACGCGCGCCTGCTGCCCTGGAAGACGGTTATCGGCAATGTGGGGCTCGGGCTGAAAGGCCCGTGGCGCGCGCGGGCACTGGAGGTACTCACCGCCGTCGGTCTGGCGGAAAAAGCCGATAGCTGGCCATCCACCCTCTCTGGCGGCCAGAAGCAGCGTGTCGCCCTGGCCCGGGCGCTGATCCACCGCCCGCGCCTGCTACTGCTGGATGAACCTTTCGGCGCCCTCGACGCGCTGACCCGGCTTGAGATGCAGCAGTTGCTGACCCGCCTGTGGCAGCAATTCGGATTTACCGTGGTGCTGGTCACCCATGATGTCCACGAAGCGGTATTTCTTGCCGACCGGGTGCTGATGATCCACCAGGGGGAAACGGGGCTGGATCTGGCGGTGAATATTGCCCGCCCCCGCCACCTGGCCACCCCGGCGCTGGCGAATCTGGAAGCGACCGTACTGGAAACCATCATGACACCGGATGCCCCACGGGAGACATCCGCGACAGAAAAACAGATTGCCGCCCGCTAA
- the ssuD gene encoding FMNH2-dependent alkanesulfonate monooxygenase: MTTTSQQPPKLFWFLPTHGEGRYLGTTKGGRAVDLPYLQQVALAADSLGYYGVLIPTGKSCEDSWLVASALVSITRNLRFLVAVRPGLQPPTLAARMASTLDRLSDGRLLINVVTGGDPVENKGDGIFLDHTQRYGVTREFLTIYTRLLAGEKVDFQGEHLHVEGAELLFPPVQENGSPLYFGGSSEPAIDVAAQQVDTYLTWGEPPAQVAEKLAVVRARAAARGRRLEYGIRLHVIVRETEDEAWEAANRLIAHVDDETIARAQDVFSRMDSAGQARMRALHNGSRDNLEIAPNLWAGVGLVRGGAGTALVGNPEQVATRIREYQALGIENFIFSGYPHLDEAHRFAELVMPLLNAGQRRIRSVNTGPFGETIGGDQRPVAEASAS, from the coding sequence ATGACCACGACATCACAACAACCGCCAAAATTATTCTGGTTTCTGCCAACCCACGGCGAGGGGCGCTACCTGGGCACCACCAAAGGGGGGCGCGCCGTCGATCTTCCCTATCTGCAACAGGTGGCGTTAGCCGCAGACAGCCTGGGCTACTACGGGGTGCTGATCCCCACCGGAAAAAGCTGTGAAGACTCATGGCTGGTGGCCTCTGCCCTGGTTTCTATTACCCGCAACCTGCGCTTTCTGGTCGCGGTACGCCCGGGGCTGCAACCCCCTACCCTGGCCGCGCGGATGGCCTCAACCCTGGATCGGTTATCTGACGGGCGGCTGCTGATCAACGTGGTGACCGGCGGCGATCCGGTAGAGAACAAAGGCGACGGGATCTTTTTGGATCACACACAGCGCTACGGGGTTACCCGCGAATTCCTGACTATCTATACCCGGCTGCTGGCCGGTGAAAAAGTGGATTTCCAGGGGGAGCATCTGCATGTGGAAGGGGCTGAACTGCTGTTCCCGCCGGTGCAGGAAAATGGCTCGCCGCTCTATTTTGGCGGCTCTTCTGAGCCCGCCATTGATGTGGCGGCACAGCAGGTCGATACCTATCTTACCTGGGGTGAGCCCCCGGCACAGGTGGCGGAAAAGCTGGCGGTTGTCCGGGCGCGGGCAGCAGCCCGGGGGCGCCGCCTGGAGTACGGTATCCGCCTGCATGTGATTGTCCGGGAAACCGAAGACGAAGCCTGGGAGGCGGCCAACCGTCTGATTGCCCACGTTGATGATGAGACCATCGCCCGGGCGCAGGATGTCTTTTCCCGGATGGATTCCGCAGGCCAGGCGCGGATGCGGGCGCTGCATAATGGCTCCCGGGATAATCTGGAAATCGCCCCCAATCTGTGGGCCGGTGTCGGGCTGGTGCGCGGCGGTGCCGGTACCGCACTGGTGGGCAACCCGGAGCAGGTAGCCACCCGGATCCGCGAATACCAGGCGCTGGGGATCGAGAATTTTATCTTCTCCGGTTATCCGCACCTGGATGAAGCGCACCGTTTTGCCGAGCTGGTTATGCCGTTACTTAATGCCGGGCAGCGGCGGATCCGCTCAGTGAATACCGGGCCGTTCGGTGAGACCATTGGGGGTGACCAGCGACCGGTGGCCGAGGCCAGTGCCAGTTAA
- a CDS encoding sulfonate ABC transporter substrate-binding protein: MRFLLRSSAVAVLLSLSGAALAEKPDQVTIGYQKANVLALVKSRGTLDESFKKQGIAVRWVEFPAGPQMLEGLNVGSIDLAATGDAPPVFAQAARADLVYLAHSPASPKSEAIVVAQDSPIHSVADLKGKRVGLNKGSDVNYLLVAALEKAGLSYKDIKPVYLPPADARAAFQRGAIDVWVIWDPFLSEVETRAGARQISDATGLVPHYSFYLASRKFADTYPDTALSVVSELAAVSQWANQNRDEAAGLLSKSTGLDPAIWRKAVSRTEYGAQRMTPEIFAQQQALADTFTRIGLIPVKVDVRSATWTQDQAAGK; the protein is encoded by the coding sequence ATGCGATTTTTATTGCGTAGCAGTGCTGTTGCCGTGTTACTGAGCCTTTCTGGCGCCGCGCTGGCGGAAAAACCGGACCAGGTGACGATTGGCTATCAGAAGGCGAATGTGCTGGCGCTGGTCAAGAGCCGGGGAACCCTTGATGAGAGCTTTAAAAAGCAGGGCATTGCCGTGCGCTGGGTGGAGTTTCCCGCCGGGCCACAGATGCTGGAAGGGCTGAATGTGGGCAGTATCGATCTGGCCGCAACCGGGGATGCGCCGCCGGTCTTTGCCCAGGCCGCCCGGGCGGATCTGGTCTATCTGGCGCACTCACCGGCCAGCCCGAAGTCAGAAGCCATCGTGGTGGCGCAGGATTCGCCCATCCACAGCGTGGCGGATCTTAAAGGCAAGCGGGTCGGGCTGAATAAAGGGTCAGATGTCAATTATCTGCTGGTGGCGGCGCTGGAGAAAGCCGGCCTGAGCTACAAAGATATTAAACCGGTCTATCTCCCGCCGGCAGATGCCCGGGCCGCCTTCCAGCGGGGGGCTATCGACGTCTGGGTTATCTGGGATCCGTTCCTCTCAGAGGTGGAAACCCGCGCCGGTGCCCGCCAGATAAGCGACGCGACCGGCCTGGTGCCGCACTACAGTTTTTATCTTGCCAGCCGTAAATTTGCCGATACCTATCCGGACACGGCGCTGAGCGTGGTCAGTGAGCTGGCGGCGGTGAGCCAGTGGGCAAACCAGAACCGGGACGAGGCCGCCGGGCTGTTGTCCAAATCTACCGGGCTGGACCCGGCTATCTGGCGCAAGGCGGTATCCCGTACCGAATATGGCGCACAGCGCATGACGCCGGAGATTTTCGCCCAGCAGCAGGCGCTGGCCGATACGTTCACCCGTATTGGTTTAATACCGGTCAAGGTGGATGTGCGCAGCGCCACCTGGACGCAGGATCAGGCTGCGGGAAAATAG